From a single Wenzhouxiangella sp. XN24 genomic region:
- a CDS encoding superoxide dismutase family protein, translating into MNKTTALSLCAALGVATFAIPAVADEAIEIVTQAKAEFIDREGNALGTATLTESPHGVLIYLDLKGLPPAPKAIHIHSVGTCDDPEAGFVASTGHLNPDGKEHGLMNPDGPDGGDLPNLIVREDGTVQVEFFTTLASLTGAEGRPKILDEDTAAFVIHQNRDDHITQPIGGAGPRIACGVIKAE; encoded by the coding sequence ATGAATAAAACCACCGCTCTTTCCCTGTGCGCCGCGCTCGGCGTGGCCACGTTCGCCATTCCGGCCGTCGCAGATGAAGCCATCGAGATCGTCACCCAGGCGAAGGCGGAGTTCATCGACCGCGAGGGCAATGCGCTCGGGACCGCGACGCTCACCGAGAGTCCCCATGGCGTGCTGATCTACCTGGACCTCAAGGGCCTGCCGCCCGCGCCCAAGGCCATCCATATTCACAGCGTGGGCACCTGCGATGATCCCGAGGCAGGCTTCGTCGCCTCCACGGGGCATCTCAATCCGGACGGCAAAGAGCACGGCCTGATGAATCCCGACGGACCCGACGGCGGCGACCTGCCGAACCTGATCGTGCGGGAAGACGGCACCGTGCAGGTCGAGTTTTTCACCACCCTGGCATCGCTCACCGGCGCCGAAGGCCGGCCCAAGATCCTCGATGAGGACACCGCCGCGTTCGTCATTCACCAGAACCGCGACGACCACATCACCCAACCGATCGGCGGCGCGGGTCCGCGGATCGCCTGCGGTGTCATCAAGGCGGAATGA
- a CDS encoding PqiC family protein produces MFHPKHPGRFGALALLGILLLGGCIPASPPMRFFVLTPIEAEAPSPPVLDGLRVLIGPLRAAGYLDRPQLMTRRSDGELMLHELDRWAAPLDEMLVQTLADNLMRLTGSEQVLAYPTPGRAAADLRVTGQIIRFDTDTAGVAVLKAQWQLKNGRGEVLMAPQTAEYRARAENEGMAARVGALSTVVGEFARELAVHLAEESGKGTAIP; encoded by the coding sequence ATGTTTCACCCCAAACACCCCGGCCGCTTCGGTGCCCTGGCACTGCTTGGAATACTCCTGCTCGGGGGATGTATTCCGGCCTCACCGCCGATGCGTTTTTTCGTGCTCACGCCCATCGAGGCGGAGGCGCCCTCGCCCCCTGTGCTCGATGGCCTCCGCGTACTGATCGGTCCCCTGCGCGCGGCGGGCTATCTCGACCGGCCGCAGCTCATGACCCGCCGATCGGACGGGGAACTGATGCTGCATGAACTCGATCGCTGGGCTGCGCCGCTGGACGAGATGCTGGTGCAGACCCTCGCGGACAACCTCATGCGCCTCACCGGCTCAGAGCAGGTGCTGGCTTACCCCACGCCCGGTCGTGCTGCGGCGGATTTGCGTGTCACGGGGCAGATCATTCGTTTCGATACGGACACCGCCGGAGTTGCAGTATTGAAAGCCCAGTGGCAGCTGAAGAATGGCCGTGGGGAAGTGCTCATGGCGCCGCAGACCGCCGAGTACCGGGCGCGCGCAGAGAATGAAGGAATGGCTGCACGGGTCGGCGCGCTGAGCACCGTGGTCGGCGAGTTCGCAAGGGAACTCGCCGTGCATCTCGCCGAGGAATCGGGCAAGGGAACGGCCATACCCTGA
- a CDS encoding zinc metallopeptidase, whose amino-acid sequence MHFLVLGLILLAVVFGPGLWVKRVLEKYSSPADRYRGSGAQLARHLLDRHGLHTVGVEETEQGDHYDPVDKVVRLTPDKYQGRSLTAITVAAHEVGHAVQDHTNYVPLRLRHHLVNLLNPVQRLGAGILMVSPFIGALTRIPSLGLLMFFGGLLTLGTATLVHLVTLPTELDASFRRALPMLDEDDILIESDRPHARRILTAAALTYVAASLMSLLNVARWWAILRR is encoded by the coding sequence ATGCATTTTCTCGTCCTCGGCCTCATTCTGCTCGCGGTCGTCTTCGGTCCCGGCCTGTGGGTGAAGCGGGTGCTGGAGAAATACTCCAGCCCTGCCGATCGCTACAGGGGCAGCGGCGCCCAGCTGGCGCGACACCTGCTGGACCGCCACGGCCTGCACACCGTGGGCGTGGAAGAAACCGAACAAGGCGATCACTACGACCCGGTGGACAAGGTCGTCCGCCTCACCCCCGACAAGTATCAAGGCCGCTCGCTCACGGCCATCACCGTCGCCGCACACGAGGTGGGACACGCGGTGCAGGACCATACCAACTATGTGCCCCTGCGCCTGCGCCATCACCTCGTGAACCTGTTGAATCCGGTGCAGCGACTCGGCGCCGGGATCCTCATGGTGTCGCCGTTCATCGGCGCACTCACACGCATTCCGTCACTCGGCCTGCTGATGTTTTTCGGTGGCCTGTTGACCCTCGGCACTGCCACGCTCGTCCATCTCGTCACGCTGCCGACCGAGCTCGACGCGAGTTTTCGCCGGGCGCTGCCGATGCTCGACGAGGACGACATACTCATCGAGAGTGATCGGCCACATGCGCGCCGCATCCTCACTGCGGCGGCACTGACTTACGTGGCCGCGTCGCTGATGAGCCTGCTCAACGTGGCGCGTTGGTGGGCCATTTTGCGACGCTGA
- a CDS encoding ATP-binding cassette domain-containing protein has protein sequence MSESEKLIEVRGLTIAYGDFVVQRDLEFSIDRGEVFIIMGPSGCGKSSLMKAMIGLLEPTSGDVWYGGRPFWSCDEDSRRGLARHMGVLFQSGALWSSMTLAENVSLPLRQRTGLSAARIAEVCAWNLALVGLSGFEDYYPNELSGGMRKRAGLARAMAMDPEILFFDEPSAGLDPVSARLLDELILELRDSLGTTIVVVTHELASIFAIGNTAVFLDTEARTQLAVGAPKEMRDHAEHDTVRRFLRREAPRREAVANGAGT, from the coding sequence ATGAGCGAAAGCGAAAAGTTGATCGAGGTGCGGGGCCTGACGATCGCCTACGGCGATTTCGTCGTGCAGCGCGACCTCGAGTTCAGCATCGATCGCGGCGAGGTTTTCATCATCATGGGCCCCAGCGGCTGCGGCAAGAGCAGCTTGATGAAGGCCATGATCGGTCTGCTGGAGCCGACCAGCGGCGACGTCTGGTACGGGGGCCGGCCCTTCTGGTCCTGCGACGAGGATTCCCGGCGCGGCCTCGCCCGGCACATGGGCGTGCTGTTCCAGTCAGGCGCCCTGTGGAGCTCCATGACCCTGGCCGAGAACGTCTCTCTCCCGCTGCGGCAGCGCACCGGGCTGAGCGCCGCCCGCATCGCCGAGGTCTGCGCGTGGAACCTCGCCCTGGTCGGGCTCAGCGGCTTCGAAGACTACTATCCGAACGAACTGTCCGGCGGGATGCGCAAACGTGCCGGGCTCGCTCGCGCAATGGCCATGGATCCGGAGATCCTGTTCTTCGACGAGCCCTCGGCCGGGCTCGACCCGGTCAGCGCGCGCCTGCTGGACGAGCTGATCCTGGAGCTGCGCGACAGCCTGGGCACCACCATCGTCGTCGTCACCCACGAGCTCGCCAGTATCTTCGCCATCGGCAACACGGCCGTGTTTCTCGACACCGAGGCGCGCACCCAGCTGGCCGTGGGGGCGCCGAAAGAGATGCGCGACCATGCGGAGCACGACACCGTGCGCCGTTTCTTGCGCCGCGAGGCGCCCCGCCGGGAAGCCGTCGCCAATGGAGCCGGCACATGA
- a CDS encoding putative sulfate exporter family transporter gives MTAVTSTRWPGMLVAATIAAVATAVPMLLSRLPEPVAGLPVSPILVAILLGLLFSGRARIHRGWHSGMAYAAGPMLKLAVMLIGLRLSLAEVAELGIQAAPMVIGAVATGLFLAWLLGRLLGTGDRLTALLAVGSAICGASAVAATAPALKARPEETAYALACVALFGLAATVFYPWLLGAWLADPGHVGLVLGAAIHDTSQVTAAALLFEQSFGTPEVVAAATVTKLLRNLSMLIVIPAVVWWATRAAREELRRPAFPMFILGFLALAALRTAGDHWFAGHEAWSAALSAAAGLSAYLFAVAMAAIGMAISVAALRQLGMRPALVALSTALGMGAVALVLVNFAGG, from the coding sequence ATGACGGCAGTCACATCAACCCGCTGGCCCGGGATGCTCGTCGCCGCGACGATCGCTGCGGTAGCGACGGCCGTCCCCATGTTGCTCAGCCGTCTCCCGGAGCCCGTCGCAGGCCTGCCCGTCAGCCCGATACTCGTGGCAATCCTGCTCGGACTGCTGTTCTCGGGTCGGGCACGGATCCATCGCGGATGGCACAGCGGCATGGCGTATGCGGCCGGGCCCATGCTGAAGCTCGCCGTGATGCTGATCGGCTTGCGACTTTCGCTTGCAGAGGTCGCCGAACTCGGCATCCAGGCGGCGCCGATGGTAATCGGGGCCGTCGCTACCGGCCTGTTCCTGGCCTGGTTGCTGGGTCGTCTGCTGGGTACCGGCGACCGCCTCACAGCGTTGCTGGCCGTGGGTTCGGCCATCTGCGGCGCTTCGGCCGTCGCTGCGACGGCGCCGGCGCTGAAGGCCCGGCCGGAGGAGACCGCTTACGCACTGGCCTGCGTGGCATTGTTCGGCCTGGCCGCGACGGTCTTCTATCCGTGGCTGCTGGGGGCCTGGCTCGCGGATCCGGGACACGTGGGGCTGGTGCTTGGCGCGGCAATTCACGACACCTCGCAAGTCACCGCCGCGGCGCTGTTGTTCGAGCAGTCGTTCGGCACACCGGAGGTCGTGGCTGCCGCTACCGTGACGAAACTGCTGCGCAACCTGTCGATGCTGATCGTCATTCCCGCGGTCGTCTGGTGGGCGACCCGTGCCGCCCGGGAAGAACTGCGCCGACCGGCTTTCCCGATGTTCATCCTCGGGTTTCTCGCCCTGGCGGCATTGCGCACGGCGGGCGACCACTGGTTCGCAGGCCATGAAGCATGGTCTGCCGCACTGTCCGCTGCCGCCGGGCTCAGCGCCTACCTGTTCGCCGTGGCGATGGCCGCCATCGGCATGGCGATCAGCGTGGCGGCGCTCAGGCAGCTGGGCATGCGCCCGGCGCTCGTTGCGCTGTCGACGGCCCTCGGCATGGGTGCCGTGGCGCTGGTCCTGGTGAATTTCGCGGGGGGATGA
- a CDS encoding HD domain-containing phosphohydrolase — protein sequence MPRILVVDDDAPSRMLLAGIFDARGYRVTQAADGHEALDSARAEPPDLVISDVFMPGMDGFLLCQAWMGDEHLCGVPFLFYTAVYTSETDREFALSLGAAAYMVKPCAAEQLVATVQAQLSRGTRCPPAKPPMDEAAFRSGRERIVGRKLETKISQVEELSRAYESIQQDYRLLFTANPQPMWIYDLDSLHFLDVNDAAIAHYGYARPEWLAMRITDIRPAEEVSRLMENIQLHRAHPFSRNEIWTHIKKDGSRIKVEIAAHSMRFRGRNARVVTALDVTGRLEAERRELAQLRRIEEAMQGTVMAMTRVVELRDPYTAGHERRVAALSVAIADEFGFDAERREGLMLGASVHDIGKIAIPADMLSKPGRLTDVEYEYIKSHATAGYELLKDIVFPWPLAEMTYQHHERMDGSGYPRGLKGDEILLEARILAVADTVEAMASHRPYRPAHEITTALEEIERHAGTRYDPDVAAACLRLFREQGYQFPD from the coding sequence ATGCCTCGAATCCTTGTCGTAGATGACGATGCGCCGAGCCGGATGCTGCTTGCAGGCATTTTTGATGCGCGCGGCTACCGGGTGACGCAGGCGGCCGACGGCCATGAAGCCCTTGATTCGGCACGGGCGGAGCCGCCCGATCTCGTGATTTCCGATGTATTCATGCCCGGGATGGACGGCTTCTTGCTATGCCAGGCCTGGATGGGTGACGAACACCTGTGCGGAGTGCCGTTCCTGTTCTACACGGCGGTCTACACGAGCGAGACCGATCGGGAGTTCGCCCTGTCGCTGGGCGCAGCGGCTTACATGGTCAAGCCGTGCGCGGCAGAGCAGCTGGTTGCCACAGTCCAGGCCCAGCTCAGCCGAGGCACGCGGTGCCCGCCGGCCAAGCCACCCATGGATGAGGCCGCGTTCCGCAGTGGGCGGGAGAGGATCGTCGGTCGCAAGCTGGAGACGAAGATCTCCCAGGTGGAGGAACTCAGCCGCGCCTACGAATCCATCCAGCAGGACTATCGACTCCTGTTCACCGCAAACCCACAGCCGATGTGGATCTACGACCTCGACTCGCTCCACTTTCTCGATGTGAACGACGCGGCCATCGCACACTACGGTTATGCGCGACCCGAATGGCTCGCGATGCGCATCACCGACATCCGCCCGGCGGAAGAAGTCTCGCGACTGATGGAGAACATACAGCTGCATCGCGCCCATCCTTTCTCGCGCAACGAGATCTGGACACACATCAAGAAAGACGGCTCACGCATCAAGGTCGAAATCGCGGCGCATTCGATGCGCTTCAGGGGCCGCAACGCCCGCGTGGTGACGGCGCTCGACGTCACAGGGCGGCTCGAGGCCGAACGCCGCGAGCTGGCGCAGTTGCGCCGTATCGAGGAAGCGATGCAAGGCACCGTCATGGCGATGACCCGTGTCGTGGAGCTGCGCGACCCCTATACCGCAGGGCACGAGCGACGCGTGGCTGCGTTGTCGGTGGCCATCGCCGACGAGTTCGGCTTCGACGCGGAACGTCGTGAAGGTCTCATGCTCGGCGCGTCGGTGCATGACATCGGCAAGATCGCTATTCCCGCGGACATGCTCTCCAAGCCCGGCCGGCTCACGGACGTCGAATACGAGTACATCAAGTCTCATGCCACGGCGGGTTACGAGCTGCTCAAGGATATCGTCTTCCCCTGGCCACTGGCCGAGATGACGTACCAGCATCATGAGCGCATGGATGGCAGCGGTTATCCGCGCGGCCTGAAGGGTGACGAGATCCTGCTCGAGGCGCGGATTCTCGCCGTGGCGGACACGGTGGAGGCGATGGCGTCCCACCGACCTTACCGTCCGGCACACGAGATCACGACCGCCCTGGAGGAAATCGAGCGTCATGCCGGCACACGTTACGATCCGGACGTGGCCGCCGCATGCTTGCGGCTTTTCCGGGAACAGGGCTACCAGTTTCCGGATTGA
- a CDS encoding ABC transporter permease has product MDDASPTDALRAEIDETGRLCIRLRGDWILQGEETPGRSAFLDLLDEFPGTQKLVFDSRQLGRWDASLLIGLDALTRAAQARDVEVDAGGLPDGAQRLLQLARAVAVREDAHRTPPPSGLLAALGGATLRLRATAVELLRFTGELVFSMLRLLRGKAVFDPRDLLLYIEQTGARALPIVSLIAFLVGVILAFVGVRQLEQFGAGIYVADLVAVAMVREMAAIMTGIIMAGRSGAAFAAQIGTMKVNEEIDALTTLGIPAMDYLVLPRTIALVLMMPLLSVYAGLLGILGGGLVALAMLDVNVMQYIEQTRNAIDLDGVLGGLLKAVVFGGVIALSGCYQGMACGGSAMAVGKATTAAVVMAILLIVVTASVLTVIYTVYGI; this is encoded by the coding sequence ATGGACGATGCGAGCCCCACTGATGCACTGCGTGCGGAGATCGATGAAACGGGGCGCCTGTGCATCCGGCTGCGTGGCGACTGGATTTTGCAGGGTGAAGAGACGCCAGGCCGCAGCGCATTCCTGGACCTGCTCGACGAGTTCCCCGGCACGCAGAAGCTCGTTTTCGACAGCAGGCAGCTCGGGCGCTGGGATGCGTCGCTGCTGATCGGCCTGGACGCGTTGACCCGTGCCGCCCAGGCGCGGGACGTCGAGGTCGATGCCGGGGGACTGCCGGATGGTGCCCAGCGGCTCCTGCAGTTGGCGCGGGCCGTCGCCGTGCGTGAGGATGCGCACCGGACGCCGCCCCCGAGCGGCCTGCTCGCGGCACTCGGCGGCGCGACGCTGCGCCTGCGTGCCACGGCCGTCGAACTGCTTCGCTTCACGGGCGAACTGGTTTTCTCGATGCTACGCTTGTTGCGCGGGAAAGCGGTATTCGACCCACGCGACCTGCTGCTGTACATCGAACAGACCGGTGCCAGGGCGCTGCCCATCGTCAGCCTGATCGCTTTCCTGGTGGGCGTGATCCTCGCTTTCGTCGGGGTGCGCCAGCTCGAGCAGTTCGGCGCGGGCATCTATGTCGCCGACCTGGTCGCCGTCGCAATGGTCCGCGAGATGGCCGCCATCATGACCGGGATCATCATGGCCGGACGCTCGGGCGCCGCCTTTGCCGCACAGATCGGCACGATGAAAGTGAACGAGGAAATCGACGCATTGACCACGCTCGGCATACCCGCGATGGATTACCTGGTGTTGCCGCGCACGATCGCGCTGGTGTTGATGATGCCCCTTCTGTCCGTGTACGCGGGACTGCTCGGCATACTCGGCGGGGGGCTCGTGGCGCTGGCGATGCTGGACGTGAACGTGATGCAGTACATCGAACAGACGCGCAATGCGATCGACCTGGACGGTGTGCTCGGGGGGCTGCTAAAGGCCGTGGTGTTCGGCGGGGTGATCGCGTTGTCCGGCTGCTACCAGGGCATGGCATGCGGCGGCAGCGCGATGGCGGTGGGCAAAGCCACCACGGCTGCGGTCGTCATGGCGATCCTGTTGATCGTCGTGACCGCCTCGGTCCTGACCGTGATTTATACGGTGTACGGCATATGA
- a CDS encoding MlaD family protein, which produces MSARANPTVVGAFVLGGIVLLASALMIFGGGRFLEERRSFVTYFEGSLQGLRVGSDVLFRGVRVGFVSDIQVQVDEDHSEFLVPVIFQILPEAIALVGPDDGLLLRDNESPSLDELIQRGLRTRLETESFVTGQLVLELDFYPDTPIKLYGSPYEFPEIPSVPSNIQRALRAIQNFISDLQETVDVEELVTRIDNVLEGIDALVRSDQLHGTLSGLNRLSNTEELQALPGAVANTLDSVERTLDEIRALVATTDQNLQPVLQGAESSVAELGATLRDVSTMLDTLSTEFGGDSELSYQLRETLDESRAAARSLRQLVEFLERNPEALLRGRPPPREQ; this is translated from the coding sequence TTGAGCGCCAGGGCGAACCCGACCGTGGTCGGCGCTTTCGTGCTGGGCGGCATCGTGCTCCTCGCGTCGGCCCTGATGATTTTCGGTGGCGGACGGTTTCTCGAGGAAAGAAGAAGTTTCGTCACTTATTTCGAAGGTTCGCTCCAGGGGCTGCGCGTGGGATCCGATGTCCTGTTTCGCGGGGTGCGGGTGGGCTTCGTCAGCGACATCCAGGTCCAGGTCGATGAAGACCACAGCGAGTTCCTCGTCCCGGTGATATTCCAGATTCTCCCCGAGGCCATCGCGCTCGTGGGGCCCGACGACGGGCTCCTGCTGCGCGACAACGAATCCCCCAGCCTGGACGAACTGATCCAGCGCGGACTTCGTACCCGCCTCGAAACGGAAAGTTTTGTCACCGGGCAGCTCGTCCTCGAGCTCGATTTCTACCCGGATACGCCGATCAAGCTTTACGGCAGCCCCTATGAGTTCCCCGAAATTCCCAGCGTGCCCTCGAACATCCAGCGGGCGCTGCGGGCCATCCAGAATTTCATCAGCGACCTGCAGGAAACCGTCGATGTCGAGGAACTCGTCACGCGTATTGACAACGTGCTCGAAGGCATCGATGCACTGGTGCGATCTGACCAGCTGCATGGCACCCTGAGCGGCCTGAATCGCCTCTCCAACACCGAGGAGTTGCAAGCCCTGCCGGGCGCCGTGGCAAACACGCTGGATTCCGTCGAACGCACCCTGGACGAGATCCGGGCCCTGGTCGCGACCACGGACCAGAATCTCCAGCCCGTGTTGCAGGGCGCGGAAAGCAGTGTCGCGGAACTCGGTGCCACGCTGCGTGACGTGAGTACGATGCTCGATACACTCTCGACGGAATTCGGCGGCGATTCGGAGCTCAGTTACCAGCTGCGCGAAACGCTGGACGAATCGCGCGCAGCGGCACGCAGCCTGCGACAGCTGGTCGAGTTCCTGGAACGTAATCCGGAAGCCCTGTTGCGCGGTCGCCCGCCCCCACGGGAGCAATGA
- a CDS encoding TonB-dependent receptor: protein MSTRKNNSRLRDGLRAALAATVLTSCATGFMLLVPTSAMAQTQPGTVSGRVLDRVKGQPLNGVSVRIVETGRRFVTDTNGQFRATNLEPGAYTLEFSFVGVDSVIETVEVMSGADIRLDVELGQLETVVVVGQRGAQAQALSEQRAADNLRNVVSADQAGRFPDRNVAESLRRVPGISIQREEKGGEGRYVSIRGLDSGLNNFQINGMNVAQPEEETRRAPLDVVQTSALSKLTINKTLLPDHESDGIGGQVILETATAFDFSSPIYEFEVSGYYQDFADSVGPKIAGTLARKFGAREQLGILVAGSYSQRDTFGYVLSNGEDYIPFVEDDPSSGFTAYEFELNTFDNDRENLALQTALDWQVTPDTYLALKGSYNRLIDIETNRGLVFEGSDEYDAAGNLLLDQGGTVVLNGEYEETEWEQNSLVFHGETYSGPFLFEYGLGYSYARQDEPNDYEVSFETDVDSSLLDYSGSSAKYPFPSLTAAELQQISDPANFVLGGNDIDADESENTRYSARFDTTFAPVSPGALQFIKGGVKIERSEKRLFEANVLEVEGPLSLTDFGVGPRIDFRDIGAPYPAYLTLDDANLKNWRTFGNNLVENDPDFVNAYVEDGLDGAPIPDEDTYDATEDTYAAYAMGKWVLGRWDLIGGARIDHTKIKSNNLELLELEGQDPVLTPIRGSADYTHVLPRFQANYRYADDIVFRAAAFTSIGRPAFEYVSGTTEIEEDDGVVDIFLGNPDIKPSYAYNLDFAIEKYFGNVGVASINLFYKRIDDFIFNEDAPEAEIDSGRFANDPRLAGLEIGEVVTIINGDQAEIWGAEFNLVRQFSELPGAWGGLGVYANLTVQTSSADAGLEGRDDEEFFNAPDLLYTVAGTYQGAGVEATLAYSYRDTYVLEFADFGRSIVAEPYGSLDAQLSYDFGPRVRVFLNAIDLLDDGSDPINDFRFGKGSPLLQEATYNGRSFVFGANVLF, encoded by the coding sequence ATGTCCACGAGAAAGAACAATTCCCGGCTTCGCGATGGCTTGCGGGCGGCGCTCGCAGCGACCGTCCTCACCAGCTGCGCGACAGGCTTCATGTTACTGGTGCCGACCTCGGCCATGGCGCAAACCCAGCCTGGCACGGTCAGCGGTCGAGTACTCGACCGCGTCAAGGGGCAGCCGCTCAACGGTGTCTCCGTCCGCATCGTCGAAACCGGACGCCGCTTTGTCACCGATACGAATGGACAGTTCCGTGCCACCAATCTCGAACCCGGCGCCTACACGCTGGAGTTTTCTTTCGTGGGTGTCGACTCCGTGATCGAGACTGTCGAGGTCATGTCGGGCGCGGATATCAGGCTCGATGTCGAGCTGGGGCAGCTCGAGACCGTGGTCGTCGTCGGCCAACGCGGGGCACAGGCCCAGGCGCTCAGCGAACAACGCGCCGCCGACAATCTGCGGAACGTGGTGTCTGCGGACCAGGCCGGCCGTTTCCCGGATCGAAATGTAGCTGAGTCCCTGCGGCGCGTCCCCGGCATCTCGATCCAGCGTGAGGAGAAAGGCGGCGAAGGTCGCTATGTCTCGATCCGGGGGCTGGACAGCGGACTGAACAATTTCCAGATCAACGGTATGAATGTAGCGCAGCCGGAAGAAGAGACACGACGCGCTCCGCTGGACGTCGTGCAGACATCCGCCTTGTCGAAACTCACCATCAACAAGACGCTTCTTCCGGACCACGAATCGGACGGAATCGGTGGCCAGGTCATCCTGGAGACGGCGACGGCATTCGATTTCAGCAGTCCGATCTACGAGTTCGAGGTGAGCGGCTACTACCAGGACTTCGCCGACAGTGTCGGACCGAAGATCGCGGGCACCCTCGCCCGGAAGTTCGGCGCCCGGGAACAACTCGGCATCCTGGTCGCGGGCAGCTACAGCCAGCGTGACACCTTCGGCTACGTGCTCAGTAACGGAGAGGATTACATCCCTTTCGTGGAGGACGATCCGTCAAGCGGTTTCACGGCCTATGAGTTCGAACTGAACACCTTCGACAATGACCGAGAGAACCTGGCGCTCCAGACTGCCCTCGACTGGCAGGTCACTCCGGATACGTACCTGGCTCTGAAGGGCAGCTATAACCGCCTGATCGATATCGAAACGAATCGCGGCCTGGTATTCGAGGGCTCGGACGAATACGACGCCGCCGGCAACCTGCTGCTCGACCAGGGGGGCACCGTGGTGCTCAATGGCGAGTACGAGGAAACCGAGTGGGAGCAGAACTCACTGGTGTTCCATGGCGAAACCTACTCGGGTCCCTTCCTGTTCGAGTATGGCCTGGGTTATTCCTATGCGCGGCAGGACGAGCCCAACGATTATGAAGTCAGCTTCGAAACCGATGTCGATTCGAGCCTGCTGGATTATTCGGGCTCCTCGGCCAAATACCCTTTCCCGTCTCTCACGGCGGCCGAACTGCAGCAAATCAGTGACCCGGCTAATTTTGTCCTGGGCGGCAATGATATCGACGCGGACGAGTCTGAAAATACCCGTTACTCGGCGCGTTTCGACACGACCTTTGCGCCCGTCAGTCCCGGTGCGCTCCAGTTCATCAAGGGCGGCGTCAAGATCGAACGGTCGGAGAAACGTCTCTTCGAGGCCAATGTTCTCGAGGTCGAAGGGCCATTGAGCCTGACGGACTTCGGTGTCGGGCCGCGCATCGACTTCCGTGATATCGGCGCGCCTTATCCTGCGTACCTGACCCTCGACGACGCGAACCTGAAGAACTGGCGGACCTTCGGCAACAACCTGGTGGAAAACGATCCGGATTTCGTCAACGCCTACGTCGAAGACGGCCTCGACGGAGCTCCGATTCCGGACGAGGATACCTATGACGCCACCGAGGACACCTACGCTGCATATGCCATGGGAAAATGGGTCCTCGGGCGGTGGGACCTGATCGGCGGGGCCCGGATCGACCATACAAAAATAAAGAGCAACAACCTGGAATTGCTCGAACTCGAGGGCCAGGATCCCGTGCTGACCCCGATCCGGGGAAGCGCTGATTACACGCACGTGTTGCCGCGTTTCCAGGCGAACTATCGTTACGCGGACGACATCGTTTTCCGTGCCGCCGCGTTTACCTCGATCGGACGTCCGGCTTTCGAATATGTCTCAGGGACGACCGAGATCGAAGAAGACGACGGCGTCGTGGATATTTTCCTCGGCAACCCCGATATCAAGCCCTCCTACGCTTACAACCTCGACTTCGCAATCGAAAAATATTTCGGGAATGTCGGCGTGGCCTCGATCAACCTGTTTTACAAGCGGATCGATGATTTCATCTTCAACGAAGACGCGCCCGAGGCGGAGATCGATAGCGGTCGATTCGCCAATGATCCACGGCTTGCCGGGCTCGAGATCGGCGAAGTGGTCACGATCATCAATGGCGACCAGGCCGAGATCTGGGGCGCGGAATTCAATCTCGTACGCCAGTTCTCCGAGCTTCCCGGCGCCTGGGGCGGCCTCGGCGTCTATGCGAACCTGACGGTGCAGACGAGTTCCGCCGATGCAGGGCTCGAGGGACGGGATGACGAGGAGTTCTTCAACGCCCCTGACCTTTTGTACACCGTAGCCGGCACCTACCAGGGCGCCGGGGTCGAAGCGACCCTCGCCTACTCCTATCGCGATACGTACGTGCTGGAGTTCGCGGACTTCGGCAGGAGCATCGTCGCCGAGCCCTATGGCTCCCTGGACGCTCAGCTGAGTTACGATTTCGGCCCGCGAGTGAGAGTCTTTCTGAACGCCATCGACCTGCTTGATGACGGCTCGGACCCGATCAACGATTTCCGTTTCGGCAAGGGTTCGCCACTTCTCCAGGAAGCGACTTACAACGGCCGGTCATTCGTCTTCGGCGCGAACGTGCTGTTTTGA